ttTGGATGATCAGTGAAGTGGACGCTCACCTCGTATTTCTTTGGGCTCATCTTACGTCCAGCTGGGGCAAAGTATAATGTGGGGAATCTAGAAAAGCAGGGGAGAGGACAGTTTATATCATTGACACATCAGAGCTTCTGAAAGATGCTGAGAGCAGCGCTGATGAAGGTGTGCGCTAAACATTGCCAGGCATTAAGGAAGTATCATAGTGACTCACCCGCTGACTTCATATGGAGATGGCACATCGTTGGCTGTGGCATCCATCTTGGCAATGACGACGTTGGGATCATCAGCAAGCttaaagagcagaggagagaaaacattaaCCGTTTGTAAGCTGCTTCACAAAATTGACCTCTAGAAAGTCTCAGTTCTTCTGGTCCTGAGTGTGCAAGCCAGACTACAAACAATACAACTCACTGCTAGCACAACACTGAAAGTATTAGTActagtgtttttattgttatgaaaCTGTTTCTATTCTTTTACATACAAAAGAACAGAAGTGAAACTAAAGGCAAACAGCACCAGGTTCCCTCCACTATTCAACCTAaagttgttaatgttgttgaaTCTGATCTTTTATACTATGTttgtacacaaaataaataaaatgcagcttttATCCAGAGTAGGATCTTCACAGAACTTGTCCTGTGGGAAATAGTTCCCTCACCTTCTCTCCCAGCTCGTTGAATTTGGGCTCCAGGCTCTTGCAGTGACCGCACCACGGGGCGTAGAACTCGATCAGCACGTCTTTGCTGTCGTCATTGACGATGGAGTCAAAGTTCTCGGCCACCACGACCTGAAATAAATGACAGACGTCACAGGTTTACTCATTGTGGAGTGATGAGTGAGTGTTTGACTGTAGCGTTACACTCTGCTAAACGTTCAATAACTATTGcaaaatcattatttattagcAATTTGTTGTGCTTTCAACACGGCATCAGAtctgtaataatacatttacaatAATTACAAATGTCAGGCAGCATTGAACTATTACTGTTTAACACTTGAAGGCTGCAAAGCCTAACCATTTCCTATATACACCGCTTTCAACTTCCTGTTTTACTTTCACAGCTCACTGAGCAGCTTCATTattaaacactgtaaatgttcTGCTTTAGTGCTTGttgcttcttttttattctcatgCCATCAGCTTGATCTTGTAGAATTTTAAGTTCTACTGGGCTTCAGTTTGAGCTTTTCTCAAGACCTGCCTGTATTAAAGGATCAAACGCGTGCATTTCATTACACCTTCAAAGTAGAAAGCAGGATGAATATTACACAGAGGtcacattttgaataaataatcaaacatcaCTACACAGCACATAAAGTAGACACTGAGAATCTTCATCTCACCTTCACAGGTCCGTCGTCGTTCTCTGGGATGGGCTCTGATTTGAGGTAGCGCTTCAACGTGCCATCAAAGTAGTCCTGCAGGAAACGCTCCAGGGCTTTTCCATCACGACTGTCAGGAGGACAACAACAGAACTGTCGGTCAGCTAACTGGCAACTGGCTAACCAACTCACAGTCAGGAAATTTACATTGGACTTGACTTACGAGAACTCCTCGGTCATGGCGTATTTGTCTCCCTTGGCGGTGCGGATGGCCACCACAGGCAGTTCTCCTGAGCTGCCATCCAGGCCGAACTCAGACACATCGTGGCTGAACATGTTCTTGCTGGCCACGGCGAAGTTCAGTTTCTTGCCCTGATCCAGGAAGCTCTTGGCCACCTTCATCACCCTGTACAAGGTTAGTTTGGTTAGTTAGTTCAAAATTCTGGAGGCTGAAGTGACAAAGCGGCTTTCATTTCAACGTTTTGATTACCACAGAGGAAACTCTCAGTTCAGTGTGGTGATttgatttgggtttttttactGAGAGTTTGAACAATCACAGCACAGTCCGGTGCATGACTACAGACACTTACCTGTTCCTCCAGTAGTTGGAGCCCTTGGGGTTTTTGTCATAATCAACATCATAATAGGCCACCAGCAGGTCTTTCCCCTTCAGCTGGTCTTTGTTGTCGTCCGTCATGTGGGGGCAGATTCCAAAGCTGAGATTAGAGAAAGGAATGGACGCCgttacaaatacatttaaaccaACAAGCTGCACTCTTTTAGGCACATAGACAACTGAACACTGCAGTGCAACAGAGGGTTTACAGCAGTGTAGCACAGGCAAATATTTATCTTGTTTAAAGTTTTAGATCTGATTACACCACTCATCTCTTTTAGAAACACACTGTGCATACTGACATTCACCAAACCTCACTGCCTTACAGTTGGTATTTAGACAAGAGGTGTGGCTGGTGtaaagtgaaagtaaaacaaTGGGTCGTTTCTGTCATGGAGGCAAGAAATACAGAACACTGTCTGCAAGCTGTGTCATCACGGTGAGTGGCTGGTGCACCACATGCAGTTCAGTTTGGTGTACAACTTCTATAATCCTTGTTTCTGCAACATTTGATCACGAATAAACCAACAGTAAAAGAACTCAACATATACCCAGCGAAAAATAGAATAAGCACTGCAACGTGGACTTACTTTgtgtaaacagaaaaagaaaatatcacagTGCACTGATACAGAAACACTCTGAAAGCAAATTaaggaaagaaagcagcagtAACACAGGAAATAGCGTCCTAATGGTTTcacactttaaatatttcagctcAGTCGTGAACTAAACTGTCTGATCAGCCAGATAAAGAGACCACACACGACAGTAGAACAGTTGTGCTTACAAGAACCCACAAGTCTCTAATAATATTTTCAACAAACATTATATATACTTCATGTAGACAGTCTCAGTCGACGCCTTAGATAATGATCCAGCCATGATGACCAGTGCAGTacttgtctgctgtttgttagTCATACTGCCAGAGTCACGTGAGTGCCTGTGTTGACAGAGTGCACACCTCACCTACTGGACTAGATCCTGTTGGGACAGAGTTGCATATGCAAATATGGACTGTTACTATGCAGGATGACCGAGATAAACTCACATGTTGTCCTGGATGAACCTCTTGATTTTGTTGCTGGTGTATTTGTCCTCGCTGAATTTCACAGAGCTGTCTTCGAACTTGTTGTTGAGTCGTGGTGGGCGGAACAGGACGACTCCCCtgtaaaccaaaaaaacaacaacaaacaaacagaaaatgtcactTCACTTGGTTACTTTGCAAATATCTGCTACCATGGACTTGGAGCAAAGGAAGAACAATGGCTAGGCCAAAGGCAGAGCGAGCTACTTACTCTCCGTCGATGCCGTGGCTCTGGAGGAGATCCTCAGAGTTGGTGTGGGCAAAACGGTAGTTGTCTCTCAGGGCGCTGGCTGCCTTCAGGAACTCTGCCTGTGCTGTGCTCTTATCATCAGCAAAGAACCCTGGGAAGGAAAGACAAATCATGTTGAGATCAGGATGCAATAAACACGGCCCCATTGTTTCCAAATTTGACCCACTTTGGGAGCAAAACACTGAATCGTGCTGATGTCTGACTCACCGACAACACTTGCGTCTTGGTCCACAGTGAACTTCTGAAAGTCTGCATCTGTCTTGAGCTCCACTGAAGCTGGGCCGGCCTGCTTCTTCAGGAAACTGACAATCCCATCTACAGAGAGCAAGagcaaaacagagaaacagtgaataaaagatggaggcagaaaacaaaaggacacagaaataaacagatataAAGGGAGGAGTACTGTGAGCAcatgtgaatatttaaagacattttaaacacaaatcaATCACATCAGAGGCAAATACCTGCAGTCCTGGGTCCTTCATAGGGACCAGATTCCTCTCCATCCCTGAAGATCTTTAGGGTCGGATAGCCACTGACACCATATTTGCTGCATGTGTTGCTGTTGGATGTGCAGTCAACCTaaaagggggaaagaaaataatttacTTTGCAAAAAGGTACGGAGAGTACAGAGTGCAGAAAGTCTGCTAAAGTGGACAAAGTGTAGTGAACTTGCACATTGTGCAATACCTTGGCCAGAGAGACGATGCCTTTCAAGCGTGTAGCGGCGGCCTCGAACTCAGGTGCTAGCCGTTTACAATGACCGCACCTAAAAAAGGACGTGGAGGATATGGATCAGTCAGACAGAAGAACGAGTCACAATTCAGCTGGATTTGGGTTTCAGCTTGGCGAAAATCCTGAAGGAGCTCTGGGGATTTCACAAGCGTGGAATCTGATACATCAGAGGTAACGTAAGAGGGTTTGTAAAGCACAGTATAAAACGTTTAACTGTTGAGGAAAACTTTAGAGGAGGAAGAACTTTCATGAGTTAATAAACTTTTATCTTAATGACTCTGTTCTGATCACTCCATGCATGGGTTTGTGCAGAAAATGGCAccaaataaaaactatttcccAAAGCCAGAGTTGCTTATTTTCTCTATCTaatactaaaagaaaaaaacgaaatatttttggtttactagctacaattttaaaaaaagtcagcaAATATTCACGTTCTTTAATTTGGACGCAGATCATTTTTGATATAttggatgaaaaaaaatgtttcgtTCCAGATCTAACTGAATAAGTTATAAAGtgtttaacttatttattttcatgttttaataaatactAACCGGGTTAACTTGTGTCCTATTCAAGTTTGGCACGGTGGAACCACGTCACAGTTCCCCTGGACCAATCAGAGGTGGACACCAAAACTTCCCTGACCAATCAGAACGTTACAACAGTGAACGAACACACCCCCTAACTTCCTCGTAGCCTAACTCGCACGTAGTTTCCCATTGAAACGGATTCAGAGGCCAAACTAAGAAaagtctttttatatttgtgcagTTTAACGTTTAATGCACCGTCACAACGGGCCCGGTAAATTACCGGTCCACTCAAAAACACCATACCGACACAGGCTTACCTCTTTCCGCTtcttgctaacatgctaacgtttGGTCTTTAgccaaaaaagcaaaaacaatttGACACTAAAGACTCGATTAATGTTCAAAGAAAGGAGAGATGCacttattaaaacaaaaaacacagagtcaCGGCCGCAGCGTTCACGTTGTAACGTCACTCAGCTGAACTGCTCGTTACGAAGCAAGTGAGCTAGGTTCAGctcacttttattattattatgttaggTTTTATTTGGTCAGACACTGAGCACACGGACGTCAGGAGACTCACCAAGGGGCGAAAAACTCCACCAGAATGAGGCTGTGGTCTCCAATCCTGCTTTCGAAATCATCATCCGTGTAGTCAAGCACATCACTGGCCCGGGAAAACCCAGCGAGAGCGGCCAAAAATATGAGCCTCAACATGGCACAACCGCGCTAACTTCAACTTCTTCACTCTctgttaaacaaaataaaaagtttgaattGCAAATTGTGTCTATCAGCGGGGTCCCCTCTTCTGTTCCTCAGCGACGTGAGAGCCAAGGCTGCAAGGAAGCTCCTCGGAGGGCCCAGCgcacagagatagagaaagagaaagggacgCAGGCAGCGGGACCTCTCCTAACCACAGTGTGGCAGCCTCCCATTGGTCCGACTCACACGTCACTCTGTCTCGGAGAGCCAATGAGAAGGAGGCAGATGAGCCCTCATCCTCTCGGAGCCAATCAGGATTTGACAAAAATCAAAACTCCTCTCTCTCACGCGCGGAAGTGGTTATGTTAATTAGTTCACCGCTAAGAATCGTGACGTTTTAATAATTTGACTCTTAATGTGTGGACTCGAGTTAGTTatgatgtttaaaatgacacGTGCATGCAAATGTCAGCCCATGGATTCATAAGATGAAGTGATGAAACATGACTTCATAACTTCTCTGATGTAACATTAGGTGGAGCAGAGGAGAGCTTTTAGGTTCCTGATGAGCACTTTGGCTTTCAGCCTTCCgtcaataatgacaataatgatTAATCATTGATTATACAAAAGTACAGTAAAACAAAAGGGAGAGTTAGGAGAGTTGCCAGGGTAACAGGTGACATCATATGTCATCATATAGCCACTCTCCAGTTACATATATTTTGACCTTAtctaaactgactttttttaaatattcaaaaatgaTTCATCTGTTGAGTTTCCTGattaatcattttcaaaaaacGTGCAGACATCAGTAACAAATGCCAAACACAGTTTCCTAAAGGCCaagatgttttgtgtcttgtttatttCAACCAGCAGCCCAAAGCACAAAGGTGTTTCATTTACTgttaaagcaaagaaaagcagcaactGTCGAAACTTGACAATGTTTGCTTGAAAAATAGCAATCACTAGACTAAGCTATGGCTGGTATTAAACCTCTAAAAACACAAGTCGGCATCACTAGTTCTGTCTTTTAGTTATGAGTTCACGCAACACCAGTTTTCAAATTCAGCTTCATTCACACTGATCTCTAGTGTTCCTAAACAAAGTGCTACATTGGCTCAGATGTCAGAGGaaaggacaaacacactgatgaccTTAGTGATCTGCAGGCTTTTAGTCATTGTGCCACAAATCTCTTGTGGAAAAACTAAGCTACCAGGATTTAGTGTGCTGGAGGCACAGTCGTTTCTTAGAAATTAATTCTCATCACCCAGGGTTTGTTTTCAGTGGTTCTATTGGTCTATGCACACTGCCCTCATGACAGTGATCATAGATTCTTTACGATAATAGAGAACAAGCACAATCTGAGTCCACTGTGATTAAGGCTGCAAGTGACTGTGGCagttttagtcatttattttgtaaatctaCCCCAAATGATGAACCAGAAGATCAGGTGCCAGGTTAGGTATTCTTGTAGAGGTTGGAGGCAACAGGATGAATGTGGAAGAACAGAGATACTCAATGTACAGAATGTGGTAGAAGGGAAGGCGAGACAATAGAGCCCCATCAGCAAGCTCTTGCCCTGGGGTCCACTAACAGGTTAATCTGGCTGTGATTATGAGACAGCTACATAAGCAACCATCTTTCTTTACTACCTTATAATCCCATTAAAAGTTGTTAAAGGCTtcactttttaaataatttaaataaaaatcaagtgACGATTAAGAGTCAGGATACAAATTTGGTGGGAATACAATGTGTGCAATAAATTACATGTTAAATAATATGCATTGTAACCATATGATGGTGGTTATCTAAAGGCATCTGATTATTTTAGTACTCTTTGTTTCCATTAATTATTTGTTGATTGTCCGGCCtattacatatttcatttttatagaccTGTTCATACTGAAATTCTGTCAATTTATAATTCTACcatactgctttatttatatttatatttatatcatactgccatacttatatttatattgataattcTGCTTATACGGttcatactatttatatctccagacttttctattcccggatgtcttttagcttgtatatattgtatatatatatatatatattcatttttatttttattttatttttatttcatattttattttatatatatttttacatcttcacactgtttggacagagagaaacgtaatttcaattctctgtatgtcttgtacatattgcagtattgacaataaagccgacttgaacttgaacttgaactatatttgtaatgttttgttcttaGATCTCAAACCTGATcgaataaaagtttaattctgCTCAGGTGGATGGACATTTGTCTGACATTCATAAAATAAGATATTAAGATGtatgaaggacctgtggtagagctccttcttactGTACAtggtgggtgtagcagtctgttgctgaaggagttgtttaaggcctccacagtctgatgcaggaggtgagaggagttgttcatgatgagTTTATCCTCTCTCCCACTTTCTCTGGAGTCTAGAGGGCAGGCCAGGTCACAGCTGGTCCTTTTGACTagtttgttgagtttttttctgtctctctcctcagcaAGTGAAGAAACTAAAGGCGGAGGACGATGCCTCAGACCACACCAGTGAACATAAAGGTATTTGTATGCTCCCACCATCTTGATATCCAGTCCCTGGATGTTCAACTGTGTAGTCTGAGGCGTCTTCCTCTTGAAGTCAGTCACCATGTCCTTTGTCTTGCTGGTGTTGATGTGAAGGAGGCTGAGATCACACCAGTCaacaaagtctgtgatgaccGGCCTGTACTCCTGTTCATGTCATTCTGATACACACCCTACAAAAGCAGTGCTGTGTCTGAAGTCTGATGTGTACAGGCTGAAGAGCCTGTGGCAGCCAGGTGGCAGTCAGCTCCAGCCCATCTAGTTTCACCACTTAGCATCAGTGATGAAAGTCAAAAACATGTTCCTCACAGTGCTTCCAGTGTTTTCCAGGTATGAGGGGGATTTGTATAGTAGGTAGATGACTGCATGGATGGCAAAGGTAAAGGCAGAGGCAAagctcctttttttattcttgacaTATTGGCAAAAATAAGGTTCATATTTATTAACAgtctgtgaaaaacatttttcttctttttaaagctGCGGTTACATTGCCATGCCAGCAGAGGGAGCTCTCTGACAGTGCATCTTCTGATTTTTCCTGTCTCTGAATACAACTCTGACCACAGTCAGGTAAGtgatttctaaatgttttttaccATCAGTGTTATATGAATGCAGAGTCATAAAAACATCAGTAGGTTAGTAACATATTAACTTTTACTCTACTTTTATTTGTACTCCTATCGTATAATACATTTACAACCTGTACATTTACATATCACCCTGGTGAACAGTGAAAAATCAAGAGTAGCCTTTGAAAAAGCCAATatgtctctctgttttaatgtctttgAGCGGTATGTCCTATAAAGCTGAGGCCTTTGTCACTTTTTCATTAGACTCTTGCCATTCTCTGCCAAAACTCTGCCATGTACCCATACTACTTCAAACTGGCTTGTTTACAGACAAGTAGTGGACATTATAAAATTCTATGACGTATAAAAGTACTGAAATCCGGAGGATTAAAATCAGATTTGCATTATTGCCCTGCCTGTTAGTCTGCCTACAGTACACAACAAGCAGTGTATCTTTTGCTTTGGTTATTTATGCACTGATGGACTTTCATTTAAAGCTCCACTACACACGCCTAACACCATGTATCAGTGTGGAAaagtcttcttttcttctttctagtCTCTTTCAGCAGCACCTTACAATGTCACCTCATCTCGTGActcaaacatccacacacacacacacagagccaacaGACGCTGCGCTGCTAATCCTTTAAAGCAGAGCTTCCTTTCTTGCAGAGCAGCCACCgtttactgtaaacacacaggtcAGCTGGGAGTGGAGGAATTAGACGGAAATAATTTGAGGTTTGAGGAGGTCTGACTGAATGCCAGTGTAGCTGTGATGAAAGGGTGTACAGAAACAGTATAGCACTACACAGCATCTGTACCGCTTCAAGGT
Above is a genomic segment from Larimichthys crocea isolate SSNF chromosome XIV, L_crocea_2.0, whole genome shotgun sequence containing:
- the pdia3 gene encoding protein disulfide-isomerase A3, encoding MLRLIFLAALAGFSRASDVLDYTDDDFESRIGDHSLILVEFFAPWCGHCKRLAPEFEAAATRLKGIVSLAKVDCTSNSNTCSKYGVSGYPTLKIFRDGEESGPYEGPRTADGIVSFLKKQAGPASVELKTDADFQKFTVDQDASVVGFFADDKSTAQAEFLKAASALRDNYRFAHTNSEDLLQSHGIDGEGVVLFRPPRLNNKFEDSSVKFSEDKYTSNKIKRFIQDNIFGICPHMTDDNKDQLKGKDLLVAYYDVDYDKNPKGSNYWRNRVMKVAKSFLDQGKKLNFAVASKNMFSHDVSEFGLDGSSGELPVVAIRTAKGDKYAMTEEFSRDGKALERFLQDYFDGTLKRYLKSEPIPENDDGPVKVVVAENFDSIVNDDSKDVLIEFYAPWCGHCKSLEPKFNELGEKLADDPNVVIAKMDATANDVPSPYEVSGFPTLYFAPAGRKMSPKKYEGGREVSDFVSYLKREATNPLVVQEESKKKKKKKGDDKIEL